A window from Pseudoliparis swirei isolate HS2019 ecotype Mariana Trench chromosome 17, NWPU_hadal_v1, whole genome shotgun sequence encodes these proteins:
- the LOC130207608 gene encoding inactive phospholipase D5-like, with translation MKFQQKCIMIFALVCCCAVLVVLTFSAVDIWGDDEDGITEENCSRNCRAVLVENIPEDISFFDNGTSNLPLLMGLYNLLDRAIRVVEIVSPLWLLNSSDYESSFQPAARQGRALLSRLQGLKAKGIQLKISSGMIDSNELVMLAKHNADVHYVNMTALINGHLLSSFWVVDRRHFYFGSASMDWRSLATRKELGVLVYDCSCLALDLHRVFSLYWGLQYRDFIATFWSKRVFALFNKEEPLKFTLNSTKAQAYISSSPEALLPKHRSSDLEAISSVIQEARHFLYISIIDYLPLLSHNAHSYWSRIDGLIREALILRKVRVRLLISCWEKTHPLTSNFLWSLRGLCMEQANCSLEAKFFNPRVQRDGSLQGINHNRFMVTDRAIYLGNLDWVGNEFNFNAGAGLVISQPEGMEEKNSTVVEQLRAAFERDWFSRYSHSLEADTFPVCTTHQINMPVRAGPLDNETVPTRAGRHDSAPAPMRHNHKDDGQTPVQTKHPDDRLGNIGRHGKASGLVPSIASYQEMGRVKMSHLDDRRVEVKGDYRDNPMDPPSQPAENSGSREILNGSL, from the exons AGCGGTGCTGGTGGAGAACATCCCAGAAGACATCTCCTTCTTCGACAATGGAACATCAAATCTCCCTCTCTTGATGGGCTTGTACAACCTACTGGACCGAGCTATCCGGGTCGTGGAGATAGTTTCCCCGCTGTGGCTCCTCAACTCCTCTGATTATGAATCCAGCTTCCAGCCTGCTGCCAGACAG GGCAGGGCTCTGCTGTCCAGGCTGCAAGGCCTGAAAGCGAAAGGAATCCAGCTGAAGATCTCCAGCGGGATGATCGACTCGAATGAGCTCGTGATGCTCGCCAAACACA ATGCCGACGTCCACTACGTGAACATGACAGCGCTGATCAACGGCcacctcctgtcctccttctGGGTGGTTGACAGGAGACATTTCTACTTTGGCAGCGCCAGCATGGACTGGAGATCACTTGCCACA AGGAAGGAGCTGGGTGTGTTGGTGTACGACTGCAGCTGTCTGGCTCTGGACCTCCACAGAGTGTTCAGCCTCTACTGGGGGCTCCAGTACAGAGACTTCATCGCCACCTTCTGGTCCAAGCGGGTCTTTGCCCTCTTCAACAAGGAAGAGCCGCTGAAGTTCACTCTCAACAGCACAAAGGCTCAGGCCTACATCTCT agctccCCAGAGGCTCTGCTCCCCAAACATCGCAGCAGTGATCTTGAAGCCATTTCCAGCGTCATCCAGGAGGCCCGCCATTTCCTCTATATCTCCATCATCGATTACCTACCTCTCCTCAGCCATAACGCTCACAG CTACTGGTCCCGCATCGACGGTCTTATCCGGGAGGCTCTGATCCTGAGGAAGGTCCGGGTCCGACTGCTGATAAGTTGCTGGGAAAAGACTCATCCACTTACCTCCAACTTCCTCTGGTCCCTGAGGGGTCTGTGCATGGAGCAGGCCAACTGCTCTCTGGAAGCC aagttcTTCAACCCCAGAGTGCAGAGGGATGGCAGTCTCCAGGGAATAAACCACAACAGATTTATGGTGACGGATAGAGCCATTTATTTAG GTAACCTGGACTGGGTGGGGAATGAGTTTAACTTTAATGCAGGAGCCGGCCTGGTGATCAGTCAGCCGGAGGGCATGGAGGAGAAGAACTCTACCGTGGTGGAGCAGCTGAGGGCTGCATTCGAGAGGGACTGGTTTTCACGTTACAGCCACTCACTGGAGGCCGACACGTTCCCCGTCTGCACCACGCACCAGATCAACATGCCGGTCAGAGCCGGCCCCCTCGACAATGAAACAGTGCCTACCAGAGCGGGCCGGCACGACAGCGCACCGGCACCAATGAGACACAATCACAAAGATGACGGACAGACGCCAGTTCAAACAAAGCACCCTGACGACAGACTCGGCAACATTGGTCGCCACGGCAAGGCCAGTGGACTGGTGCCCAGTATAGCCAGTTACCAAGAGATGGGACGAGTCAAAATGAGTCACCTCGACGACAGACGggtagaggtcaaaggtgatTACCGTGACAATCCAATGGATCCACCCAGTCAGCCGGCTGAGAACAGCGGCAGCAGAGAGATCCTCAACGGGTCCCTGTGA